From one Sciurus carolinensis chromosome 9, mSciCar1.2, whole genome shotgun sequence genomic stretch:
- the LOC124992375 gene encoding keratin-associated protein 8-1 — translation MFCNDFSGSVFPGCYWGSYGYPLGYSVGCGFGSTYSPAGYGLGYGYNGCGAFSYRRYWPYDLY, via the coding sequence ATGTTCTGCAACGACTTCTCTGGTTCTGTCTTCCCAGGATGTTACTGGGGCAGCTACGGCTATCCCCTGGGATACAGCGTGGGCTGTGGCTTCGGCAGCACCTACTCTCCAGCGGGCTATGGCTTAGGCTATGGCTATAATGGCTGTGGGGCTTTCAGCTACAGAAGATACTGGCCCTACGATCTCTACTAA